A window of Ignavibacteriales bacterium contains these coding sequences:
- a CDS encoding histidine kinase gives MIPNKMLKVKTKKRIKFSLIMFGVATVIGLMSFAVVVTTELAENFTNLTSKDFVKISYPLVDELTGAYTFVLLLPLLLIFFKRVPLTKENWFHKFPLYLIASIIVGLTHTSMMYISRSIIYPILHWGNYDYGYIPFRIVMEYLKQFVIFWGVFTVYALIKTFQEKEAHKIKTAQLEEQLTKARLETLKMQLNPHFLFNTLNMISSTMYEDTQAADKMIANLSDLLRITLKSSSKGENILAKEIDILNLYIEIMKARFKDKLEIVLQIDEETIEALVPNFIFQPLVENSIKYGMENLTSTKIEVSAKKSLDKLIIKIRDNGPGIQKENAAVLNSGVGLSNTVERLEKLYGNNFEFNWVNLDEGGLLLTIEIPFKEEEEQN, from the coding sequence ATGATTCCGAATAAAATGCTTAAAGTGAAAACAAAGAAGAGAATTAAATTCTCTCTCATAATGTTTGGTGTTGCAACTGTTATTGGTTTGATGAGCTTTGCGGTTGTTGTTACAACGGAATTAGCTGAAAATTTTACCAATCTAACTTCAAAAGATTTTGTAAAGATTAGTTACCCTTTAGTTGATGAGTTAACCGGAGCTTACACATTTGTATTACTTCTACCATTGTTGCTTATTTTTTTTAAAAGGGTACCGCTGACAAAAGAAAATTGGTTCCACAAATTTCCTCTCTATTTAATAGCATCGATTATTGTTGGTTTAACTCACACTTCAATGATGTACATCTCACGCTCAATAATATACCCGATTCTTCATTGGGGAAACTATGACTACGGTTACATTCCATTTAGAATTGTGATGGAGTATTTAAAACAGTTCGTCATATTCTGGGGAGTGTTTACTGTTTATGCTTTGATAAAAACATTCCAAGAAAAAGAAGCACATAAAATCAAGACGGCACAACTTGAAGAACAGCTTACAAAAGCCAGACTGGAAACTTTAAAGATGCAGCTCAATCCACATTTTCTTTTCAATACATTGAACATGATTTCATCCACAATGTACGAAGACACACAAGCCGCCGATAAAATGATTGCAAACTTAAGCGACCTTCTCAGAATCACTTTAAAAAGTTCTTCGAAAGGTGAAAACATACTGGCAAAAGAGATTGACATTCTTAATCTCTACATAGAAATAATGAAAGCACGTTTTAAAGATAAACTTGAGATTGTATTACAAATTGATGAAGAAACTATCGAAGCTCTGGTCCCTAATTTTATTTTTCAGCCGCTCGTGGAAAATTCCATTAAGTACGGAATGGAAAATTTAACAAGCACTAAAATTGAAGTCTCTGCTAAAAAATCTTTAGACAAATTGATTATAAAAATAAGAGACAATGGACCCGGCATTCAGAAAGAAAACGCTGCAGTATTAAACAGTGGTGTTGGTTTATCAAACACTGTTGAACGGTTGGAGAAATTATATGGAAACAACTTCGAATTCAATTGGGTTAATTTAGATGAAGGCGGTTTGCTGCTTACAATAGAAATCCCATTCAAAGAAGAGGAAGAACAAAATTGA
- a CDS encoding LytTR family DNA-binding domain-containing protein — protein sequence MKVLVVDDEQPARKKIISFLKDESEIEQILEAGNGIEAIKKIKSEKPEIIFLDIQMPGLNGFEVIKEIGSENMPPVVFVTAYDQYAINAFDVNAVDYLLKPFDKERFSKSFHRVTEKIKFKKRNTNDIKLILDEVKKERKYLERFLVSLGSKYFFVAVREIIFISSAEKYVELHTAKGKYLLRDTMNNVEESLDPEKFARIHRSYIVNVEQIQEMQPWSHGDYIVILKNGEKLNMSRRYRENLFRKTNLSD from the coding sequence TTGAAAGTATTAGTCGTTGACGATGAACAGCCGGCACGAAAAAAGATTATTTCATTTTTAAAAGATGAAAGTGAAATAGAACAAATTCTAGAAGCCGGGAATGGAATTGAAGCAATAAAAAAAATAAAAAGTGAAAAGCCAGAAATAATTTTTCTTGATATACAGATGCCGGGCTTAAATGGTTTTGAAGTTATAAAAGAGATTGGCTCTGAAAATATGCCGCCGGTAGTTTTTGTTACTGCTTATGATCAATATGCTATCAATGCATTTGATGTAAATGCAGTGGATTATCTTTTGAAACCATTTGACAAGGAAAGATTCTCAAAATCATTTCATCGTGTAACTGAAAAAATAAAATTCAAGAAAAGAAATACCAATGACATTAAACTGATTCTAGATGAAGTTAAAAAGGAAAGGAAATATTTAGAGAGGTTTTTGGTAAGTCTTGGTTCCAAATACTTTTTTGTTGCTGTTAGAGAAATAATATTTATTTCATCCGCAGAAAAATATGTTGAACTGCATACAGCAAAAGGAAAATATCTATTAAGAGATACGATGAACAATGTTGAAGAATCGCTAGATCCGGAAAAGTTTGCACGCATCCATCGTTCATATATTGTTAATGTCGAACAGATTCAAGAAATGCAGCCATGGTCCCACGGTGATTATATCGTGATTTTAAAGAATGGTGAAAAATTAAATATGAGCCGCAGGTACAGAGAGAATCTTTTCCGTAAAACGAATTTGTCAGATTAA
- a CDS encoding cation diffusion facilitator family transporter translates to MSNSSLATKEKKSIALTSVAAAIFLTGFKLVIGLLTGSLGILSEALHSALDLVAAIITFFAVKFADVPPDEGHNYGHGKIENYSALIETLLLVITCIWIIYEGIRRLVTHEVHIEVTVWSFIVILTSIVIDISRSRALYKVAKKHDSQALEADALHFSTDIWSSFVVLIGLIGVTFNFDYADPIAALIVAIIVLTVCYRLGKKSFDALIDRAPKGLHERVEDIVKNLPEVKQFHDIKVRESGPYKFVDLNIHVDKNMTIDQAHEISHMVEEAISSKIKNVKVMVHAEPDR, encoded by the coding sequence ATGAGTAATTCTAGTTTAGCAACAAAAGAGAAAAAATCAATTGCTTTAACTTCGGTTGCAGCTGCAATCTTTTTGACCGGCTTTAAACTTGTGATTGGATTATTAACCGGAAGCTTGGGAATTCTTTCTGAAGCGCTCCACTCTGCGTTAGATCTAGTTGCAGCCATCATTACTTTTTTTGCAGTTAAGTTTGCCGATGTTCCCCCGGATGAAGGACACAATTACGGTCATGGTAAAATCGAAAATTACTCAGCTCTTATTGAAACATTGCTGCTTGTTATAACTTGTATATGGATTATCTACGAAGGGATAAGAAGATTAGTTACGCATGAAGTTCACATCGAAGTAACAGTTTGGAGTTTCATTGTTATTCTCACTTCGATAGTTATAGATATTTCCCGTTCGCGAGCGTTGTACAAAGTTGCCAAAAAACATGACAGCCAGGCACTCGAAGCAGATGCACTTCACTTCTCAACAGATATTTGGAGTTCTTTCGTTGTCTTGATTGGGTTGATCGGAGTTACTTTTAATTTTGATTACGCGGATCCGATCGCAGCTTTAATTGTTGCAATAATTGTTCTTACAGTATGTTACCGGTTGGGTAAAAAATCGTTTGATGCTCTAATTGACAGAGCTCCAAAAGGATTACATGAAAGAGTAGAAGATATTGTGAAAAATTTACCGGAAGTAAAACAATTTCATGATATAAAAGTCCGCGAATCCGGTCCGTATAAATTTGTTGATCTAAATATTCATGTTGATAAAAATATGACCATAGATCAAGCGCACGAAATTTCTCACATGGTTGAAGAAGCAATCAGCAGTAAAATTAAAAATGTAAAAGTGATGGTTCATGCGGAACCGGATAGATAG
- a CDS encoding YbjQ family protein, with protein sequence MDHSLITTTFTIDGCKVVKNLGVVKGIVVRSRSVIGTIGAGLQTIFGGNITLFTELCEKTRSDAFELMVQHGQAIGANALLGVRYDATEVMSGVTEVLCYGTAVVVEKIN encoded by the coding sequence ATGGATCATTCACTCATTACAACTACATTTACAATTGACGGCTGCAAAGTTGTAAAAAATCTTGGTGTAGTAAAAGGAATCGTAGTTCGTTCTCGTTCGGTTATCGGAACCATCGGAGCCGGATTACAAACAATCTTTGGCGGAAACATTACACTCTTTACAGAACTTTGCGAGAAAACTCGCTCGGATGCATTTGAATTAATGGTTCAGCACGGACAAGCTATTGGTGCTAATGCATTACTCGGTGTTCGATATGATGCAACAGAAGTTATGAGCGGCGTTACAGAAGTTTTATGTTACGGTACCGCAGTAGTTGTTGAAAAGATAAATTAG
- a CDS encoding DUF72 domain-containing protein, with protein sequence MAELRIGTCGWKYESWKGLLYSDNSDINYLKEYSAYFNSVEIPQWFSSLYGINNIIMPHSYVVKNYKESVTPQFKFSIKLPNTITLTHLNKSDIDQQPVINPHFLSIDLLKEFIHSIKPLHKNLGPLMFQFEYLNKEKMKSQFEFQGLFREFVSNLPDRFLFAIETRNSNYLNETYFQFLRDNKLGQVFMQGYDMPPIYEIYNRYKDYIKDFTVIRLHGPDKQGIETRTGGEWNKIVDPKDDELEKICLMVIQLLERDVDVYLNVNNYYEGSAPLTIRKIKNLLKHN encoded by the coding sequence ATGGCTGAATTAAGAATCGGAACTTGCGGCTGGAAGTATGAATCATGGAAAGGGTTATTATATTCGGATAATTCTGATATAAATTATTTAAAAGAGTATTCAGCATATTTTAATTCTGTTGAAATTCCACAATGGTTTTCTTCGCTTTACGGAATAAATAATATTATTATGCCTCATAGTTATGTAGTAAAAAACTATAAAGAATCCGTAACGCCGCAATTTAAGTTTTCAATTAAACTTCCAAACACTATAACGCTTACACATCTGAACAAATCAGATATAGACCAACAACCTGTTATCAATCCTCATTTTCTCTCAATAGATTTACTTAAAGAATTTATACATTCGATAAAACCGCTGCATAAAAATCTTGGCCCGCTCATGTTTCAGTTTGAATATCTTAATAAAGAAAAAATGAAATCTCAATTTGAATTCCAAGGACTCTTTAGAGAATTTGTTAGTAACCTTCCGGATAGATTTTTATTTGCAATAGAAACTCGTAATTCGAATTATCTTAACGAGACTTATTTTCAGTTTCTTAGAGATAATAAATTGGGACAGGTATTTATGCAAGGATATGATATGCCGCCGATTTATGAAATTTATAACCGCTACAAGGATTACATAAAAGATTTTACAGTAATAAGATTACACGGACCGGATAAGCAGGGAATTGAAACAAGAACAGGCGGTGAGTGGAATAAAATTGTGGATCCTAAAGATGATGAACTTGAAAAAATTTGTTTAATGGTTATACAATTACTTGAGAGAGATGTTGATGTTTACTTAAATGTGAACAACTATTATGAAGGTTCAGCACCGTTGACGATTCGCAAAATTAAAAATCTATTAAAACATAATTAA
- a CDS encoding heme-binding domain-containing protein, producing MKIGRVFFVLLILAFIGIQFVEVERTNPPVNADINAPTEVKNIFKSSCYDCHSNETAWPWYSKIAPISWLIVDDVMDGRKKLNFSEWEKFYSDKRTKLKKKILDEINQDEMPKDIYTIMHTNAKLDIIQKNIIKKWVTE from the coding sequence ATGAAAATAGGTCGAGTATTTTTTGTCTTATTGATTCTCGCTTTCATTGGAATACAGTTCGTTGAGGTAGAACGGACAAATCCTCCTGTAAATGCAGATATAAATGCGCCTACTGAAGTAAAGAATATTTTTAAAAGCTCATGTTATGATTGCCATTCAAATGAAACGGCATGGCCGTGGTACAGTAAAATTGCACCAATCTCCTGGTTGATCGTAGATGATGTAATGGACGGAAGAAAAAAGTTAAATTTTTCTGAGTGGGAAAAATTTTATTCCGACAAACGAACTAAACTTAAAAAGAAAATATTGGATGAAATAAATCAAGATGAAATGCCGAAGGATATCTATACCATCATGCATACAAATGCAAAATTAGATATAATTCAAAAAAACATTATTAAGAAATGGGTTACTGAGTAA
- the mfd gene encoding transcription-repair coupling factor, translated as MKSTSDVLLDSLQSLRELKEKIFILTQHEKIFVSPFAGSSKSLFIKSIVEKEKQILLLCPTVQSVNETKVELNILELEDLIVSADELNAEILQERLTDLNKRNKFILISTYEILKLKLPSKNTIDKNTTKVEIGGNLTYNDLIEYFNSIDYNRDKYVDGAGDFAVRGSIIDFWSYSEKQPVRLEFDGDFIESIRHFDPDNQRSLDKLSSATIAASINAEELSADIFDYLNDPLVFVDEFELLNLFNKKTNTTPQKYEEEIDDDLKEELYETSEAAERKEEKTERRNDNFDSVEKLFETNARWIIEDAIGQHDERINLQLNQAPAINSNFELLFTFLKDYANKNFQIIIAVENELQKQRLFELLTDYKKELAELFEAGKIKIVVFGIKSGFIVKQDHLILLTDYEIFNKPYRTKLSTKLKYKKSRIKDFASIKKGDFVVHENFGIGQFVGLETIKIGTTEQESIKILYAESGVVYVNLNYLSLVKKFSSKDNIAPRLSVLGGGEWKSTKKKAKAKIKEAARELITLYARRKSAQGFSFSADSIWQKELEASFFYEDTPDQTKVTEEVKRDMESENPMDRLVCGDVGFGKTEIAVRAAFKAINDGKQVALLVPTTILAEQHYNTFKDRLTQFPVKVEALSRFKNKSEQMAITKKLEKGEVDLVIGTHRLLSKDISFKELGLLIIDEEHRFGVMAKEKLRSLKANVDTLTLTATPIPRTLNLSLLGARDLSIIATPPPNRQSIYTKVDTFDIHKVREWILTEVKRNGQIYFVHDRVQSIEKIAAYVQKYVPEIKIGVAHGQMKPSQLEDVIHKFLNKQYHMLISTKIIESGLDIPNVNTIIINRSDRFGLAELHQLRGRVGRSDRQAYAYFLVPSLDTITKKAVKRLQAIEEYTDLGEGFNLSMRDLEIRGAGNLLGTEQSGFIDTIGFDMYIKLLDEAVDELKQDEFKEVFKDLPKQQERSSPTIDTFFEIGIPHSYMPDQADRLSFYTALFSMIKIEELEEIKEEMIDRFGKMPPNVERLILAAVLRFYSSFALFERVLIQFNKITIVLPKGDKENFYQKKFIPLLTFINENYSKDIKFVQANEIMKFEMNNKFGSAEAAMNFLIKFCKEIIEVISKIS; from the coding sequence ATGAAATCAACCTCCGATGTTCTTCTAGACTCACTTCAATCTTTGCGCGAGTTAAAAGAAAAGATTTTTATTTTAACTCAGCATGAAAAGATTTTTGTCTCACCATTTGCCGGTTCATCAAAATCTCTTTTCATAAAATCTATTGTCGAGAAAGAAAAACAAATTCTTCTTCTCTGTCCGACGGTTCAATCTGTAAATGAAACTAAAGTTGAGCTGAATATTCTGGAATTGGAGGATTTAATAGTATCAGCTGATGAATTAAATGCCGAAATTCTTCAAGAAAGATTGACCGATCTTAACAAGAGAAACAAATTTATTCTTATTTCAACTTATGAAATTCTTAAACTGAAATTGCCTTCAAAGAATACGATAGATAAGAACACAACTAAAGTAGAAATCGGCGGCAACTTAACGTACAATGATTTGATCGAATACTTTAACTCGATTGATTACAACCGCGATAAGTATGTTGACGGTGCGGGTGATTTTGCAGTACGCGGTTCAATAATTGATTTCTGGTCTTACAGCGAGAAACAGCCGGTGCGGTTGGAATTTGACGGAGATTTTATAGAATCAATCCGTCACTTTGATCCTGATAACCAGCGCTCGCTTGATAAATTATCTTCGGCAACAATTGCCGCATCAATCAACGCAGAGGAATTAAGCGCAGATATTTTTGATTATTTGAACGATCCGCTTGTTTTTGTCGACGAATTTGAATTGCTAAATCTGTTCAACAAAAAAACAAATACAACTCCGCAAAAGTATGAAGAAGAAATTGATGATGATTTGAAAGAAGAACTTTATGAAACGAGCGAAGCAGCAGAAAGGAAAGAAGAAAAGACGGAAAGAAGAAATGATAATTTTGATTCGGTAGAAAAACTATTTGAGACAAACGCACGATGGATAATTGAAGATGCGATTGGTCAGCATGACGAGAGAATTAATCTTCAACTTAACCAAGCCCCGGCAATAAATTCCAACTTTGAATTGCTGTTTACATTTTTAAAAGATTATGCAAACAAAAATTTTCAAATAATTATTGCAGTAGAAAATGAATTACAGAAACAGCGTCTCTTTGAATTGCTGACAGATTATAAAAAAGAATTGGCAGAATTATTCGAAGCTGGAAAGATCAAAATAGTTGTATTCGGAATTAAGAGCGGGTTTATAGTAAAGCAGGATCATCTAATTCTTCTCACCGATTACGAAATTTTTAACAAACCTTATCGAACTAAACTTTCGACAAAACTTAAGTACAAAAAATCACGCATTAAAGATTTTGCTTCGATTAAAAAAGGAGATTTTGTTGTTCATGAGAATTTTGGAATCGGGCAATTCGTTGGATTAGAAACAATTAAGATCGGAACAACCGAGCAAGAATCAATAAAAATATTGTACGCTGAAAGCGGAGTAGTTTATGTTAATCTGAATTATCTGTCGCTTGTTAAAAAATTTTCTTCTAAAGATAATATTGCACCTAGACTTTCTGTCCTTGGCGGCGGTGAGTGGAAATCAACAAAGAAAAAAGCTAAAGCAAAGATCAAAGAAGCCGCACGGGAACTCATTACTCTTTATGCAAGAAGGAAATCCGCACAAGGATTTTCTTTCAGTGCAGATTCCATCTGGCAAAAAGAATTAGAGGCATCATTTTTTTATGAGGATACACCCGATCAAACAAAAGTTACTGAAGAAGTTAAACGTGATATGGAAAGCGAGAATCCGATGGACCGCCTTGTGTGCGGCGATGTAGGATTTGGTAAAACTGAAATTGCTGTGCGCGCTGCGTTCAAAGCAATAAATGATGGTAAACAAGTTGCTCTACTTGTACCAACAACAATTCTTGCTGAACAGCATTACAATACTTTTAAAGATCGGCTGACTCAATTTCCGGTTAAAGTTGAAGCGCTTTCTAGATTTAAAAACAAATCCGAACAAATGGCGATTACAAAAAAACTGGAAAAAGGTGAAGTTGATTTAGTAATTGGAACTCACCGCTTGCTTTCAAAAGATATTTCTTTTAAGGAACTCGGTTTGCTTATCATTGATGAAGAGCACCGCTTCGGGGTTATGGCTAAAGAAAAATTACGTTCATTAAAAGCGAATGTTGATACTTTAACCTTAACTGCAACGCCAATTCCTAGAACGCTGAATCTTTCATTGCTTGGTGCTCGAGATCTTTCTATCATTGCAACTCCGCCGCCGAACCGGCAATCAATCTATACAAAAGTTGATACGTTCGATATCCATAAAGTGCGGGAATGGATTTTAACAGAGGTGAAAAGGAACGGACAAATATATTTTGTACATGACCGTGTTCAGTCAATCGAAAAAATTGCAGCGTATGTTCAAAAATATGTACCGGAAATAAAAATCGGTGTTGCACACGGACAAATGAAACCGTCACAACTTGAAGACGTGATTCATAAATTTTTAAATAAACAATATCACATGCTGATCTCCACAAAAATAATTGAGAGCGGACTTGATATTCCAAATGTTAATACAATTATAATTAACCGCTCCGATCGTTTCGGCTTAGCAGAACTCCATCAGCTAAGAGGAAGAGTCGGCAGAAGCGATAGACAGGCTTACGCATATTTTCTTGTTCCGTCATTAGACACAATTACAAAAAAAGCAGTTAAGAGATTGCAGGCAATAGAAGAATATACAGATCTTGGTGAAGGATTTAATCTATCTATGCGCGATCTTGAAATCCGCGGTGCGGGAAATTTACTTGGTACCGAACAGAGCGGATTCATTGATACGATCGGCTTTGATATGTATATAAAACTTCTTGATGAAGCTGTGGACGAATTAAAACAAGACGAGTTCAAAGAAGTATTCAAAGACCTTCCGAAGCAGCAAGAGCGTTCTTCGCCAACGATAGATACATTTTTCGAGATCGGTATTCCTCACTCATATATGCCGGATCAAGCAGATAGATTAAGTTTTTATACCGCACTTTTTTCAATGATAAAAATTGAAGAGCTTGAAGAAATTAAAGAAGAAATGATTGACCGGTTTGGAAAAATGCCGCCCAATGTTGAAAGATTAATCCTTGCGGCAGTTCTAAGATTCTATTCTTCGTTCGCACTGTTTGAAAGAGTATTAATTCAATTTAATAAGATTACCATTGTTTTGCCGAAAGGCGACAAAGAGAATTTCTATCAGAAAAAATTTATTCCGCTTTTGACTTTCATCAACGAGAATTACTCAAAAGATATTAAATTTGTACAGGCAAATGAAATAATGAAATTTGAAATGAATAATAAATTCGGTTCCGCTGAAGCAGCAATGAATTTTCTAATCAAATTTTGCAAAGAAATTATTGAAGTAATTTCAAAGATCAGTTAA